CATGGGAGAAGTTAGGTCATAAAGAGGAGTGTAAGATCCTGGCTcctttttgactttttattttaattttttatttattttacatgctaaCCACACTTTCCCTACCCTCCTCTCCTGCCATTCCTCCCCCAccacctttcttccctccatccactcttcatTTAGAAAGTGTAAGGGGAATCAACAAAGCGTAGactatcaagttgaggcaggaccaagctcctccccctgcatcaagtctgagcaaggtatcccaccttAGGGAGTGGGTTCcatgcaccagggacagatcTTGGTCCCACTGGTAGgggtcccacaaatagaccaagcttcacaactgttacccacatacAGAGAGCCTAGCTGGTGGTCttgagtcagctgtctctgtgggtttccccatcatgatattGACCCCCCCACCATCATCTAATCCCTCCTGTCTCTTCAATTGGACTCCCAGAGCTTGGTCTAGTATTTGGCTgtgcatctctgcatctgcttccatcagttactggatgaaggatctgtgatgacaattagggcagtcaccaatctgattacaggagaagaccagttcaggtatcctctccactattgctaggaatcttagctggagtcatccttgtggattcctggaagatTTCCTGGCacaggtttctctctaacccccAAATgacccctctatcaagatatctctttcattgctcttcctctctgtcacTCCCCCTATGGACAATCCGGATTGCTCATATTCccattccctgccctctgtctccCTCAGCCCCAGTTTATCCAGGAGATTTCATcggtttccccttcccagggcaatccatgtatccctcttagggtcctccttgttacctagcttctctgggactgtggattgcATCCTGGTTATTCTTTgatttacatctaatatctacttaGGAGTTAGTACGtactgtttttgtctttctgggtcagggttacctcacttaggatgatttttttttctagtttcatcctttTGTCAGCAAATTtcataatatctttttttttttttgatgagtaATACtcagttgtgtaaatgtaccacattttccttaactattcttcagttgagggcatcttggttgtttccaggttctggctattctgAACAAGGCTGCTACGAACATCATTGAGCAAGTGTCCCTGTGCTATAATTGAGCACCTAAGAGTGGTATCACTGGTTCTTGAAGTAGAGActcacaattttctgagaaacagctgtactgatttccaaagtgcctgtacaagtttgcactcccacctgcagtggaggagtgttctccttactccaacACATCTGCAACAAAGcagtcatcagtgcttttgatcttagccccattctgacaggtgtaagatggcttctcagagtaattttgatttgcatttccctgattactaaggatgttgagcaattctttaaatgtctttcggccaattgagattcttctgtttagaattctctgtttagatctgttccCTTTAAAAACCGGAATTATTAggtattttgatgtctactttcttgagttctttatatatcttggatATCAGTCCCctgaccttagcacaactgacaccATGTTGTAGGGACCATTCTGACCCTAGAACCCAGCAAGTGGGTCCCAACACCTGCTAAAATGGTAACAAAGACCTAATCCTCAAAGACATAGTCAATAGTTCCAGGATAcaggaaagtctctaaatgtactagcCTTGCCTTTTGGCTTCTATAGTTTTGCTTCTTGCTAACTAAATTATGTCAACCCAGGAGGTAGTTTTTGTGCTTAGAAGATCAGAGGCAGTGAGTCTTGGGGCTGCATCATTTGTGCAAGTTTCCCATGCAGCTTCTGGCcagaaataaagactttctattcaACTTTAAGAGTGTCCACGTGTGCTCTTTGTTAGAGTTATCACACAACAGAATCACAGTGGAGactcttcaaaaaattaaaagtgaatcaGTTATACCACTCATGGGTATATACACACAGCATTTCAGTTCTTTATATTAGAGGCATATCTGCACATCAATATTGATTGCAGCATACTTAAACTAGTCAGGCTTatttagaggaacagaactgatagaatctATCCATCTGTGTATTTATAGAAAGGTGATTTACTAAAGTGGCTTATAGGTCATAGTCTACCTATTCCAATAATGGCTGTCTACCATCAGAGATGTCAAGAGTAGAGTAGTTGTTCACACCATGAGGCTagatatctcagctggtcttcagtatattctggaattctgaagaagtaggctctaatcccagtgaaggaatggacatGCTAGCAAGAGTAAGGGCCAGCCAGCAAAGAACAAAGGGCTTTCTTATTCCTTATCCTTTATATAGGCTGACACCTGAAGGTGTGGCCAAAGCTAAAAACAGAGCTTCCCatttcaaaagatctggattaagtTGGGTATTCCTActtcaaatgattttttaattaagaaagatcCCTTACAGGTGTACCCAATCAGTTGGGTTTTAGTTAGTTCCACATGTGTTCGGGTTGACACCAACAGTAGCCAATCCAACAGTACACAGTAGCTACATTAGGAAAATAGCCTGGGTGTCAGAATCAGAGAaaggtataaagaaaatgtgacgtATCAGCATAAtggaaaattatttattcataaaagaatggaaattatgctttttttttttgcaggaaaAAAATTCAGTGGAGATAGTCATATAAATTAGCCAGGTTCCGTAAACTATCCATGTTTTCTTTCAGATGTGGTTCCCAGATTATATTTACATGATGAGATCCTGTGTGCATATGTTTCATGAGATTAGAGGCAAAGCTCTGTAGTGGAAAATGATGACTAAGCACTGTGTGGAGAGATGAGAGCTGGGCGGACTGTGGTGACAAGGAGTGCGCTCATACTCAGTATGTGCTTCAAGACATCCCATGTCCAGAGAATGAAGTCACAAGAACGATTTTAATACCACTATAGCTTTTTATTAATTGATTCGAgattaaatacatattttgcGAGCTTTATTTCATATAGAATATGATACTGCAATTAGAAAACATAAATGTTAAATTATCAGAGAGAAATATTCAACCACTCATTactcacaaataaaataacagacTTAAGATTTTTAGAGAGTTTTACTAAGTACTCAATTATGTGTgaatagaaatattttacatatcCATCTATATCTACATGTCATCTATACGCCTATACTTGTACCAATGTATCAATATATTCACATAAGTCTTTAAAacctatgtatgcatgtgttttggTACTTATATCTCTTCTTAGTCACATTGAACAGCACTTTACTCTGAAAacctggctagctcttacattgcATAGCCATAATATTTCGAAATTTCCATATCCTTCTCCCTCTGAAGGAAAAACTGCAGTTTTCCCAGAGAGGTGTACTTGGCAGCATTCTCTCGCTCCTGTTGAGCCCGCCTCTTCATGGcctccctctctggcctctgctcttCCGTGATGGGCTGTGAGAAGACTGGCCCTGGAATGTCCACTTTCCTCCATGGGATGGGTTGGCAACTGAAGTCTAGCAGCAGGTATTGGGTTTTAGCTTTGGGAGACGAGAGGGCCTTGTTCCTGGCAGTAGAAAGAGGCTCCCTGTGGAGTGAAGTGTGAGATGATGCTCTGTAGGGTGCAGGCAAAGAGGCAGTTGGCTGAGGCTCAGTCAAAGACTGGATGGGCTTGGTTATGTTGGCTCGTGTGGCACTGGTGCCGTTTGGCAGAGCTGACTTGTCAGAGGCCATCAAAGATGTGCTGGCAGGAGCTGGTTGGGATGACTTGAGTGTGGGAGGCTGAGCTGAGTGGGAGTGAGGCCTCACTGGGTAAGCCACAGTGGGCCTGCGTGAAGCCAGGCAGAGAAGCTTTCTAGAAACAGGTTTGGTTTGAGGCTTGTCCAGGACTGGGAAAGGCAGAGGTACTAACTTGACCTTCCCAGGTGGGGGCAGCTCATACTGGGATGGAGATGGACACCGCTTGTGAGCACTGCTCCCTGGTCTCTGAATCTTGCCCAGGCTTTTGTCAAGGCTTTGGCCCTCACGTGGCATATCCAGCAGTGATGTGGTATCCGAACCTGTCTGGGGATCTTTGTTGCTGCTGAAGTTCAGCAGAGCCCGGGAGGAGGAGATGCCAGTTTTCTTCTCACTCTTCTTCCCCAGTGGGTGAAAGACCTGCACGGACTCCAGCATGTGCATGCCGAGGTGAGTTCGAGGCTTCTTAAAGCTGTCGTGGCTGAGCTCAGGTGGATTCCTCTTCCTCTTGGTCTTGGGGATGTTGGGCTTCTCTTCTGCCTTGACTCTGTGACTTGATGGCTTCAGCTCCTCTGTTTTCTTGGAGTTGTTTTCTCTAGTCTTCTTGGCCTTGTCTTGCCCATGTGCCCTAGCTCTGCTGCGCTTGCTGGATGTGACTTTCTGAGCTTTGCCCTCCAGGTGCTTGGCCATATTGTCGAAAGCCCCTTCACTGAACCCAGCACTGCCCACAGCCTCTTCTCCCTCCACCAGTTTCTGGAGCTGGATTCTGGCTTGAGGAGCTCCATCAGGCAGCTCAGAGACTTTCTGGTCATTTTTTCTTACTTGGTCTGAGAGTGCACTGATGACGCTGGAGCTTTCCTGGGCCTGATCCCTCCCAATGACTGTGGCGTCTTTGGATTGAGTTGCTCGGGAATCTTGGAATTGGTTTAGCTCTGTGAGGGAGCTGAAGAGTTGGGGAAGGTGAATATCTGCCACGAGTGCAGTCATGTCTGCAAAGTCCATGTTGGAGCCCACCACACTCTGAAGCACCCCAGGCTCTTCTTGACCTAGGCTGCTGTTTCCCAAGGCGTCATTGTCAAGAACAAGGTTCTGCTGTAGGCTTTCAGCATCAGTGTATTTCAGGGTCTGCTGTATGTCGGGGTGCACTAAAGGTAGGAGTGCTGggtcttgattttcttttgtgcCCTCATAGGTAACCAGAGGTGTTGATAGATCAGCTGTCTTGAAATCCAAgttgttattttctgtttgttccaGGCTTGGAGCTGGAGGCAAGGGCAGGAGTTCTGAAGGACTGTGGATGGGGGCAGTTAATGACCTGTCCTCACTGACAGGTGGTGTCCTCATCCGGGTGTCATGGGTGCAGGCATTGCCAAGGTCTGGACTCTGCAGCAAACGGAATGTCTGAGCTGAAGGTGTCAATTCCAGGGGCGTCTCCATTTCCACCACTGAAAAAGAGTCAAGTAAGAAGTCAGTGCCTGGTAGGTGAGATGCTCCCCTCCTGTTCCCCTCCTTTCAGTGCTCCTCAGCACTGAGGCCCTGCAGTGGGGCAGGCATTCCTATGAGCTCTGCTTGAATAGCAAGGGGCAGCACCTCTATTGGGAGACTCGTGGTGAGTGCTCTGTTCTTTCTGGTGATAACGCAATGTCATGTTTTCACAGATGATTGTgtgttcctttgtgtttgtgtggtgtgtgcatgcatcttcACCATGGGGAGGTTACGGAATTCCCTTGGTGTGTGCTCCTCTCTTGCTTTACCCTTTGTCTTTGAAAGTGTACCCTCATTTCCTTGCAAGTTTGTTATTAGGCAGGTTGTCTGGTCCATCATTTTTAAGAACTTATCCATCTCTTCCAACTTCTTTAAGTTTTTGTCATTACGCAAATACCCCCAGAatcttggctttttatgtggctttAGGTATCCAAACCAAGTTCCTCCACTCCTACAAGTCAAGCAGTTCAACAACCCAGGATTTCCTCCAACCCAACATTTCAAAGTCTTGTTAGTAGTGACAAAAAATTGGTTTAAGAAAGTAAAATCAgccagggaatggtggcacacaccttttatctcagcacttgggaggcagaggcagtcagatctctgcattcaaggccaggctggtctacaaagcaaactccaggacagccagggtggaatagagaaaccctgtctcgaaaagcaaagcaaagagaataaatgatgtaggtgggtcttctttctatgtgttgctttcattggttaattaataaagaaac
This genomic window from Chionomys nivalis chromosome 2, mChiNiv1.1, whole genome shotgun sequence contains:
- the LOC130869244 gene encoding uncharacterized protein C2orf78 homolog, whose protein sequence is MGRLKDERLQKISGQQVSAIKYCHDHDVIHRDLKPQNILLDADGNVKLGDFGLATRYTAGTVLQGRCGTKSYSPRTENCQSAPFFGAESALQPSVPVLRNATPSAGSVCNFYGVSTPAASSAWLLPSDSSTCCQQLMGRASLYQRAGTTTLTALTDQNQISTLALPYAGVLQCDLTGSSDRRETAFQDFTVTIIDQNTTLSSLAMTAQCDNILDPNALVPLYPTLSASLVQATPSEVPNQGYNLAPSYQDGSQLYYYSLNSLGPLTAGELEQCLQAYRLVSYSGTQASSLQPEVVMMLKEFQSVNVQTPFSTSAFYYPTSAQAMPDTSLQVVEMETPLELTPSAQTFRLLQSPDLGNACTHDTRMRTPPVSEDRSLTAPIHSPSELLPLPPAPSLEQTENNNLDFKTADLSTPLVTYEGTKENQDPALLPLVHPDIQQTLKYTDAESLQQNLVLDNDALGNSSLGQEEPGVLQSVVGSNMDFADMTALVADIHLPQLFSSLTELNQFQDSRATQSKDATVIGRDQAQESSSVISALSDQVRKNDQKVSELPDGAPQARIQLQKLVEGEEAVGSAGFSEGAFDNMAKHLEGKAQKVTSSKRSRARAHGQDKAKKTRENNSKKTEELKPSSHRVKAEEKPNIPKTKRKRNPPELSHDSFKKPRTHLGMHMLESVQVFHPLGKKSEKKTGISSSRALLNFSSNKDPQTGSDTTSLLDMPREGQSLDKSLGKIQRPGSSAHKRCPSPSQYELPPPGKVKLVPLPFPVLDKPQTKPVSRKLLCLASRRPTVAYPVRPHSHSAQPPTLKSSQPAPASTSLMASDKSALPNGTSATRANITKPIQSLTEPQPTASLPAPYRASSHTSLHREPLSTARNKALSSPKAKTQYLLLDFSCQPIPWRKVDIPGPVFSQPITEEQRPEREAMKRRAQQERENAAKYTSLGKLQFFLQREKDMEISKYYGYAM